A window of the Virgibacillus pantothenticus genome harbors these coding sequences:
- a CDS encoding zinc-binding dehydrogenase: MKSLVKTELGFGNLEIQDKKEPIPGKDQVKIKIKYAGICGSDIHTYEGHYKVQVPVTLGHEFSGEVVEVGDNVTEFKVGDRVTSETTFYICGECKYCGSGDYNLCDHRKGLGTHQDGGFAKYLIARKESVHVLPENVDYKSAAMTEPLACTYHAVSKTKINEGDVVVVIGPGPIGLLTAQVAKSFGAKVIITGLTNDKIRLDKAKELGVDIAIDSQKSDVQKVVNKITSGYGADVVFECSGTVPAAKQGLDVLRKKGNYVQVGIFSQPAVPFDLEKVIQHEIHVVGSRSQHSADWEPALALMNEGKVNAKALVTHEFDITQWDEAYQVIKGGEAIKVLLVPAE; the protein is encoded by the coding sequence ATGAAATCCCTAGTTAAAACAGAATTAGGATTCGGCAATCTCGAAATTCAGGATAAGAAGGAGCCAATTCCCGGAAAAGATCAAGTGAAAATTAAAATTAAATATGCTGGTATTTGTGGATCTGATATCCATACGTATGAAGGACATTATAAAGTTCAAGTACCAGTTACTTTAGGTCATGAATTTTCCGGTGAAGTTGTAGAAGTTGGTGACAATGTAACTGAATTTAAAGTGGGTGACCGAGTAACTTCTGAAACTACTTTTTATATCTGTGGTGAATGTAAATATTGTGGATCAGGGGATTATAATCTTTGTGATCACCGAAAAGGCTTAGGAACTCATCAAGATGGTGGATTTGCTAAATATTTAATTGCTAGAAAAGAAAGTGTCCACGTTCTTCCAGAGAACGTAGACTATAAATCAGCTGCCATGACTGAACCACTAGCATGTACTTATCATGCTGTCTCAAAAACAAAAATCAATGAGGGGGATGTTGTTGTTGTCATCGGGCCTGGTCCAATTGGTTTACTGACAGCACAAGTAGCAAAGAGCTTTGGAGCCAAGGTAATTATTACTGGACTAACAAATGATAAAATTCGTCTGGATAAAGCAAAAGAACTTGGGGTTGATATCGCGATAGATTCACAAAAAAGCGATGTTCAAAAAGTTGTTAATAAAATAACAAGTGGATATGGAGCAGATGTGGTGTTTGAATGTTCAGGAACAGTGCCTGCTGCCAAACAAGGTTTAGATGTATTACGAAAAAAAGGTAATTATGTGCAAGTAGGAATATTCTCTCAACCAGCCGTACCGTTTGACTTAGAAAAAGTCATTCAACATGAGATACATGTAGTGGGGAGCAGAAGTCAACATTCAGCTGATTGGGAGCCGGCGTTAGCATTGATGAATGAAGGAAAAGTAAATGCGAAAGCTCTAGTAACTCATGAATTTGATATTACACAATGGGATGAAGCATACCAGGTAATAAAGGGTGGAGAAGCTATTAAAGTATTGTTAGTTCCGGCAGAATAA
- a CDS encoding galactitol-specific PTS transporter subunit IIC: MQSFVDFIQSFLGLGATVILPVAIFILGVFFGQKVGKAFRSAVTIGVAFVGIFLVIDLLTLNLGPAAQGMVNRLNVELNVIDVGWPATSSIAWASVVAAFIIPLGLIVNVIMLLTKTTKVMNVDVWNFWHYTFAAAVVYTISGSIIQGLIAAVIFQIVCLKIADWTTPMVRDFYEMPGVSVATGSTISYAPFIFLVKWIQKIPGLKNLHADPDSIQKRFGVFGDSMVVGLFLGIIIGLLAGYRVGEVIEVGMSMAAVMILMPRMVKILMEGLMPVSESARTWLNNRFGESDITIGLDAAVLLGHPSVIATALILTPVTVLIAVMLPGNHVLPFGDLATIPFIVAFIVGAARGNIIHSIIVGTVMIALSLYMATDIAPVFTDMAMSAEIKLPEGSAKVSSIDQGGNLLNWLIWRFFELFH, encoded by the coding sequence TTGCAATCATTTGTTGACTTTATTCAAAGCTTTCTAGGGTTAGGTGCAACAGTAATTTTACCTGTAGCCATTTTTATATTAGGAGTATTTTTCGGTCAGAAGGTGGGTAAAGCATTTCGTTCGGCTGTAACAATTGGTGTAGCATTTGTAGGAATATTTTTAGTTATTGATTTGTTGACGCTTAATCTTGGGCCGGCTGCACAAGGAATGGTGAATCGATTAAACGTAGAATTGAATGTAATTGATGTAGGTTGGCCAGCTACTTCTTCCATAGCATGGGCATCAGTTGTAGCAGCATTTATTATTCCCCTAGGACTGATTGTCAATGTCATCATGTTATTAACGAAAACAACGAAAGTAATGAATGTGGATGTTTGGAATTTTTGGCATTATACATTTGCGGCCGCCGTAGTGTATACAATATCTGGAAGCATTATCCAAGGTCTAATTGCGGCTGTCATATTTCAAATTGTTTGTTTAAAGATTGCTGACTGGACAACACCAATGGTGAGAGACTTTTATGAGATGCCGGGAGTATCGGTTGCTACTGGTAGTACTATTTCATATGCGCCATTTATCTTTTTAGTAAAATGGATCCAAAAAATTCCTGGATTAAAGAATTTACATGCAGATCCAGATTCTATTCAAAAGCGTTTTGGGGTTTTTGGAGATTCCATGGTTGTCGGTTTATTTCTTGGTATAATAATCGGTTTACTTGCTGGTTATCGTGTTGGGGAAGTTATTGAAGTCGGTATGTCTATGGCTGCAGTTATGATTTTGATGCCACGAATGGTAAAAATTTTAATGGAGGGTCTAATGCCTGTTTCAGAATCAGCTCGTACGTGGTTAAATAATCGATTTGGAGAAAGTGATATTACGATTGGTTTGGATGCAGCTGTATTATTGGGGCATCCATCTGTAATTGCTACAGCTCTTATTTTAACACCTGTTACTGTATTAATTGCTGTAATGTTGCCTGGCAACCATGTACTTCCATTCGGTGACTTGGCAACTATTCCATTTATCGTTGCTTTTATTGTCGGTGCTGCTAGAGGTAATATTATTCACTCTATTATTGTAGGAACAGTTATGATTGCGCTATCCCTTTATATGGCTACAGATATCGCACCGGTATTTACCGATATGGCGATGAGTGCAGAAATTAAGCTCCCAGAAGGATCTGCAAAGGTTTCTAGTATTGACCAAGGAGGCAATCTATTAAATTGGTTGATTTGGAGATTTTTCGAGTTATTTCATTAA
- a CDS encoding PTS sugar transporter subunit IIB → MAKKTVLVACGAGIATSTVVNGAIEEIARKNNIDVNLIQIKIAEVESYLDTADLLVTTAMTKKEYPFPVINARSFLTGIGTEETKKQIVDELKK, encoded by the coding sequence ATGGCAAAAAAGACGGTGCTAGTAGCATGTGGAGCGGGGATTGCAACTTCTACAGTGGTAAATGGTGCAATTGAGGAAATAGCTAGAAAAAATAATATAGATGTCAACCTGATTCAAATTAAAATTGCAGAAGTTGAATCGTACTTAGATACAGCAGATCTGTTGGTAACAACTGCAATGACGAAAAAAGAGTATCCGTTTCCAGTAATTAATGCACGCTCATTTTTAACTGGTATTGGTACAGAAGAGACGAAAAAACAAATAGTAGACGAACTTAAAAAATAA
- a CDS encoding PTS sugar transporter subunit IIA, with protein sequence MSDCFLDESVILTDIEAKTKEQALEIVAQNLVDLNLVKKSFIPAIIQREAEYPTGLPTNGVSVAIPHTDDKHVKTETISLAILKRPVDFFIMGDGNNTTPVQLIFMLAMNEPNSQLSLLQKLMQIFQDEKTLTYIVSQKNKTDIKNLLKKKLGIT encoded by the coding sequence ATGAGTGATTGCTTTTTAGATGAATCCGTTATTTTGACGGATATTGAAGCCAAGACAAAAGAACAAGCATTAGAAATAGTTGCCCAAAATCTAGTCGATCTAAACCTGGTTAAAAAAAGTTTTATTCCTGCAATTATTCAAAGAGAAGCAGAATATCCAACGGGTCTCCCCACAAATGGCGTGTCAGTAGCTATACCACATACAGATGATAAACATGTCAAAACGGAAACAATAAGTCTTGCTATTTTAAAGCGCCCAGTTGATTTCTTTATTATGGGGGATGGGAATAACACAACGCCAGTTCAATTAATTTTTATGTTAGCAATGAATGAGCCTAATTCTCAACTATCTTTATTACAAAAATTAATGCAAATCTTTCAAGATGAAAAAACTCTAACATATATCGTAAGTCAAAAAAATAAAACCGATATAAAAAATCTGTTAAAAAAGAAGCTAGGTATTACTTAA
- a CDS encoding arginine repressor: MSKQDRQEKIRELLRINEVRTQKDLWKLLKDCGYNVTQTTISRDIQEMQIRKEYSPDGVERYRLSNHIKEENSDFPIKQLQQFYSDAIQSIEATGVFVIIKTEPGNAKAIGYLMESLNWTPVVGVISGDDNCLLLCRTKSEADKVKKKCMTIWNKDTT; this comes from the coding sequence ATGAGTAAACAGGACCGCCAAGAAAAAATTCGTGAACTCCTACGGATAAATGAAGTCCGCACCCAAAAAGATTTATGGAAATTATTAAAGGATTGCGGGTATAACGTTACCCAAACAACTATTTCTCGAGATATCCAAGAGATGCAAATAAGAAAAGAATATTCGCCAGATGGAGTAGAAAGGTACAGGTTATCCAATCATATAAAGGAGGAAAATTCCGACTTCCCGATCAAACAGCTACAACAGTTTTACTCTGATGCTATTCAATCCATTGAAGCAACGGGAGTCTTTGTCATTATCAAGACAGAACCTGGGAATGCAAAAGCAATCGGCTATTTGATGGAATCTTTGAATTGGACACCAGTAGTAGGTGTCATTAGTGGCGATGACAACTGTTTATTACTGTGTCGAACTAAATCGGAAGCAGATAAAGTAAAAAAGAAATGTATGACCATCTGGAATAAAGACACAACTTAA
- the arcC gene encoding carbamate kinase, translating into MGNERIVIALGGNAIQSGSATAEAQQEALNHTAKQLIEIIKQGYQVAITHGNGPQVGNILLQQIQSHSEQTPAMPLDTCGAMSQGMIGYWLENAINDQLHEEGLDKQVASVITRVEVNPDDKAFSNPSKPIGPFYSEKEAKEQMEKNDVTFKEDAGRGWRRVVPSPKPVKILEHEVIKSLVDNGMVVVSTGGGGIPVYRKDNKILGVEAVIDKDFASEKLAELIQADKLVILTEVEHVYVNYQAANQKALEQVTTEELRNYAEEGQFSAGSMLPKVEAAIAFVESKPGSKCIITSLDKAVEAVNENAGTVIKNH; encoded by the coding sequence TGTAATTGCTCTAGGGGGGAATGCGATCCAGTCTGGTAGTGCAACAGCTGAAGCACAACAGGAGGCATTAAACCATACGGCAAAACAATTGATTGAAATTATTAAACAAGGGTATCAAGTCGCTATTACGCACGGAAATGGTCCCCAAGTTGGTAATATTTTATTACAGCAAATTCAATCGCATAGTGAACAAACCCCTGCTATGCCTTTAGATACATGTGGAGCTATGAGTCAAGGAATGATTGGCTATTGGTTGGAAAACGCGATCAATGATCAACTGCATGAAGAAGGCTTAGATAAGCAAGTTGCATCAGTTATAACTAGGGTAGAAGTTAATCCAGATGATAAAGCGTTTAGTAATCCATCAAAACCAATCGGTCCTTTCTATTCAGAAAAGGAAGCAAAAGAACAGATGGAGAAAAACGACGTTACATTCAAGGAAGATGCTGGAAGAGGTTGGAGAAGAGTTGTCCCATCACCGAAGCCAGTAAAAATTCTGGAACACGAAGTTATTAAATCATTAGTAGATAATGGAATGGTTGTAGTCAGTACTGGAGGTGGCGGAATTCCAGTCTACCGAAAGGATAACAAAATTTTGGGCGTAGAAGCTGTGATTGACAAAGATTTTGCCTCTGAAAAACTGGCAGAGCTTATTCAAGCAGACAAGCTTGTTATTTTAACTGAGGTAGAACATGTATATGTTAATTATCAAGCGGCTAATCAAAAAGCACTGGAACAGGTGACTACAGAAGAACTAAGAAATTACGCAGAAGAAGGTCAATTTTCTGCTGGAAGTATGCTGCCAAAAGTAGAGGCTGCAATTGCATTTGTAGAATCAAAACCTGGTAGCAAATGTATTATTACTTCCTTGGATAAAGCTGTGGAGGCTGTTAACGAAAATGCAGGAACAGTGATTAAAAACCATTAA